A genomic region of Vicia villosa cultivar HV-30 ecotype Madison, WI unplaced genomic scaffold, Vvil1.0 ctg.001374F_1_1, whole genome shotgun sequence contains the following coding sequences:
- the LOC131634882 gene encoding ABC transporter G family member 31-like isoform X2: MKKIRPSKSEYPDMYDYGMGFLSVYEAIVFWCSDVLPNIAGFCCLFVIPKTGSITYNGHEIDEFYVRRTSAYISQTDNHIPELTVRETMDFGARCQGAQEGFAAYTKDLGRLENEMNIRPSPEIDAFMKASSVGGKKHSVNTDYILKVLGLDICSDTIVGNDMVRGVSGGQRKRVTTGEMIVGPRKTLFMDEISTGLDSSTTYQIVKCIKNFVHQMEATVLMALLQPAPETFELFDDLVLLSEGHVIYEGPREDVLEFFESIGFQLPPRKGIADFLQEVTSKKDQAQYWADPSKPYEFISVHEIAEAFRKSRFGRYIDSLQAHPYDKSKCHPSALAQKKYAVSKLEVTKACFNREVLLIKRHSFLYIFRTFQVAFVGFVTCTVFLRTRLHPTDEVFGNLYLSALFFGLVHMMFNGFSELPLMISRLPIFYKQRDNLFYPAWAWSVTSWILRVPYSVIEAFIWSAVVYYTVGFAPAAGRFFRYMFILFIVHQMALGLFGMMAAIARDMVLANTFGSAALLTIFLLGGFIVPKGMIKPWWIWGYYLSPLTYGQTAITVNEFTATRWMKKSAIGNNTIGYNILISHNIPVDDYWYWVGAGILMLYAVFFHSMVTLSLAYLNPLQKARTVIPLDDGSGKNSSGDVSNQVHEMSTDSRTTKDKSDMKGMILPFQPLTMTFHNVNYYVDMPKEIRKQGIPETRLQLLTDVSGVFSPGVLTALVGSSGAGKTTLMDVLAGRKTGGYIEGNIKISGYPKEQRTFARISGYVEQNDIHSPQVTIEESLWFSASLRLPKEISVDKRREFVEQVMKLVELDSLRHALVGMPGSSGLSTEQRKRLTIAVELVANPSIIFMDEPTSGLDARAAAIVMRTVRNTVDTGRTVVCTIHQPSIDIFEAFDDLLLMKRGGQVIYGGKIGEHSRILIDYFQGIGGIPPIPSGYNPATWVLEVTTPAIEEKIGSDFAAIYKNSAQFRGVESSILEFEHPPAGSEPLKFDTMFSQNSLSQFFLCLWKQNLVYWRSPAYNAMRLYFTTISALIFGSVFWDVGSKRATTQELFVLMGALYSACLFLGVNNASSVQPIVSIERTVFYREKAAGMYSPLPYAAAQGLIEIPYIAVQTLVFGLITYFMVNFEKTPGKFFLYLLFMFLTFTYFTFYGMMAVGFTASQQLAAVISSAFYSLWNLLSGFLIPKASIPDWWIWFYYICPVQWTLRGIITSQLGDVETTIEGPGFKGTVKEYISATLGYDQKINGISSVGLSVIVLLAFNILFFGSFATSVKLFNFQKR; this comes from the exons ATGAAAAAGATTCGCCCTTCTAAATCTGAATACCCAGATATGTATGATTATGGGATGGGATTTTTGAGTGTATATGAAGCAATAGTTTTTTGGTGTTCGGATGTGTTACCCAACATTGCGGGTTTTTGCTGTTTGTTTGTAATTCCG AAAACTGGTAGTATAACATACAACGGCCATGAGATAGATGAGTTTTATGTTAGAAGGACTTCTGCATATATTAGTCAAACAGATAATCACATTCCAGAACTGACAGTGCGAGAAACTATGGACTTTGGTGCTAGATGTCAAGGTGCACAAGAAGGTTTTGCAG CATATACAAAAGATCTGGGCCGTCTAGAGAATGAAATGAACATCCGGCCAAGTCCAGAAATTGACGCATTTATGAAG GCATCCTCTGTTGGGGGTAAAAAGCACAGTGTGAACACTGATTACATTTTGAAGGTTCTTGGTCTCGATATATGTTCAGATACAATAGTTGGTAACGACATGGTCAGGGGAGTCTCCGGGGGCCAAAGAAAGAGAGTTACAACAG GAGAAATGATCGTTGGTCCTAGAAAAACACTATTTATGGACGAAATATCAACTGGGCTTGATAGCTCTACTACATACCAGATTGTGAAATGCATAAAAAACTTTGTTCATCAGATGGAGGCAACAGTACTCATGGCTCTCCTTCAGCCTGCTCCTGAAACATTTGAGCTCTTTGATGACCTGGTGCTTCTGTCGGAAGGGCATGTAATATATGAAGGCCCTCGAGAAGATGTGCTTGAATTTTTTGAGTCAATAGGGTTTCAGCTTCCACCACGTAAGGGGATTGCAGACTTCCTTCAGGAG GTCACCTCTAAAAAGGATCAGGCACAGTACTGGGCTGATCCTTCTAAACCATATGAATTTATCTCAGTTCATGAGATTGCAGAAGCCTTTAGAAAATCTAGATTTGGAAGGTATATTGACTCCTTACAGGCACATCCATATGATAAATCAAAGTGCCACCCTTCAGCTTTGGCTCAAAAAAAATATGCTGTGTCAAAATTGGAGGTCACAAAAGCTTGCTTTAATCGAGAAGTCCTTTTGATCAAAAGACATAGTTTCCTTTATATTTTTAGAACCTTCCAG GTTGCTTTTGTTGGATTCGTTACATGTACAGTATTTCTACGAACAAGGCTGCATCCCACAGATGAGGTTTTTGGGAATCTTTATCTTTCTGCTCTATTCTTTGGGCTTGTTCACATGATGTTTAATGGGTTCTCTGAGTTGCCTTTGATGATAAGCCGGCTCCCAATATTTTACAAGCAAAGAGATAATTTATTCTATCCTGCATGGGCATGGTCTGTTACCAGTTGGATTCTCCGTGTACCTTACTCCGTTATTGAGGCTTTTATATGGAGTGCTGTTGTATATTACACTGTTGGATTTGCCCCTGCTGCGGGAAG GTTTTTTCGCTACATGTTTATACTTTTTATAGTGCACCAAATGGCATTAGGTCTTTTCGGGATGATGGCTGCTATTGCAAGAGATATGGTTCTTGCCAATACATTTGGCTCAGCTGCACTGCTGACTATATTTTTGCTTGGAGGATTTATTGTACCTAAAG GAATGATTAAGCCATGGTGGATTTGGGGCTACTATTTGTCACCTCTTACCTATGGACAAACTGCAATTACAGTTAATGAATTTACTGCTACCCGATGGATGAAG AAATCAGCAATTGGGAACAACACAATTGGTTACAACATCCTCATTTCACACAACATACCAGTTGATGATTACTGGTATTGGGTTGGTGCTGGAATTTTAATGCTCTATGCAGTTTTTTTCCATAGTATGGTCACTTTGTCCTTGGCCTATCTGAATC CACTTCAAAAGGCTCGCACAGTTATTCCTCTGGATGATGGCTCAGGAAAGAATTCTTCTGGAGATG TTAGTAATCAGGTCCATGAAATGAGTACCGATTCCAGGACTACGAAAGATAAAAGTGATATGAAGGGAATGATTCTTCCATTTCAACCATTGACAATGACATTCCATAATGTCAATTATTATGTTGATATGCCAAAG GAAATAAGAAAGCAAGGCATACCTGAAACAAGGTTGCAACTCTTAACAGATGTGAGCGGAGTTTTCTCACCGGGTGTCCTTACAGCATTAGTGGGGTCTAGTGGAGCTGGAAAGACCACATTGATGGATGTACTTGCTGGCAGGAAAACTGGAGGGTATATCGAAGGGAACATCAAAATATCAGGTTACCCAAAAGAGCAACGGACATTTGCTAGAATATCCGGAtatgttgaacaaaatgataTACATTCTCCTCAAGTTACAATTGAGGAGTCCCTGTGGTTTTCTGCATCTCTTCGTCTTCCCAAGGAAATCAGCGTTGATAAAAGACGT GAATTTGTTGAACAAGTAATGAAACTAGTTGAGCTTGATTCTTTGAGACATGCTTTGGTCGGTATGCCAGGTAGTTCAGGCTTATCAACAGAGCAGAGAAAGAGATTAACAATTGCAGTGGAGCTTGTTGCAAACccttctattatttttatggacGAGCCTACATCTGGACTTGATGCACGTGCTGCAGCTATTGTTATGCGAACTGTTCGCAACACTGTTGATACTGGAAGGACAGTGGTTTGCACAATACATCAACCAAGTATTGATATTTTTGAAGCATTTGATGAT TTACTTCTTATGAAACGCGGGGGACAAGTTATTTATGGAGGAAAGATTGGTGAGCATTCACGGATATTGATAGACTATTTTCAG GGAATCGGTGGTATCCCCCCTATTCCAAGTGGCTACAATCCAGCTACCTGGGTTCTTGAGGTCACTACACCTGCTATTGAAGAGAAAATTGGTTCAGATTTTGCAGCAATTTATAAGAATTCAGCGCAATTCAG AGGGGTGGAGTCTTCTATTTTGGAATTTGAGCATCCTCCTGCTGGATCCGAACCACTGAAGTTTGACACAATGTTTTCACAAAATTCGTTGTCCCAATTTTTTCTGTGCTTATGGAAACAAAATCTTGTGTACTGGAGAAGCCCAGCATATAATGCAATGAGGCTATATTTCACCACAATCAGTGCTTTAATATTTGGAAGTGTATTTTGGGATGTTGGTTCAAAAAG AGCAACAACTCAAGAGCTGTTTGTCCTTATGGGAGCTCTTTATTCTGCGTGCTTGTTTCTTGGGGTAAACAATGCTTCTTCTGTACAGCCGATTGTTTCAATAGAAAGGACAGTATTTTATAGAGAGAAAGCAGCAGGAATGTACTCCCCATTGCCATATGCAGCAGCCCAG GGACTTATAGAGATCCCATACATTGCTGTTCAGACATTGGTGTTTGGCTTGATAACATATTTTATGGTCAATTTTGAGAAGACACCGG GGAAGTTTTTTCTCTATCTATTGTTCATGTTCCTAACCTTTACCTACTTCACCTTTTACGGAATGATGGCGGTTGGTTTTACAGCTTCACAACAGTTGGCTGCTGTTATTTCTTCAGCTTTTTACTCCCTGTGGAATCTTCTTTCCGGTTTTCTTATCCCAAAAGCG AGTATTCCGGATTGGTGGATTTGGTTCTATTATATCTGCCCTGTTCAATGGACTTTACGCGGTATTATAACATCTCAGCTTGGTGATGTGGAAACAACAATTGAGGGACCAGGATTCAAAGGCACTGTGAAAGAGTATATATCTGCAACTCTTGGATATGATCAGAAAATCAACGGAATATCGTCTGTGGGTCTTTCAGTGATAGTCCTTCTTGCATTTAATATCCTATTCTTCGGTAGTTTTGCTACATCTGTTAAACTTTTTAATTTCCAGAAGAGATAA
- the LOC131634882 gene encoding ABC transporter G family member 31-like isoform X1, with protein sequence MAASDGSEFFEIGSNGSESFARASNAEAVEEDEAELQWAALSRLPSQKRINYAVLRASSSNRQPSPVKTSTDDLVDVRKLNRNTRELVVKKAFATNAQDNYALLSAIKERIERVGIEIPKIEVRYSNLTVSANVLIGSRAIPTLLNYTRDALEGILTKLGCFRPKRHSLTILDNVSGVIKPGRMTLLLGPPGSGKSSLLMALAGKLDSNLKKTGSITYNGHEIDEFYVRRTSAYISQTDNHIPELTVRETMDFGARCQGAQEGFAAYTKDLGRLENEMNIRPSPEIDAFMKASSVGGKKHSVNTDYILKVLGLDICSDTIVGNDMVRGVSGGQRKRVTTGEMIVGPRKTLFMDEISTGLDSSTTYQIVKCIKNFVHQMEATVLMALLQPAPETFELFDDLVLLSEGHVIYEGPREDVLEFFESIGFQLPPRKGIADFLQEVTSKKDQAQYWADPSKPYEFISVHEIAEAFRKSRFGRYIDSLQAHPYDKSKCHPSALAQKKYAVSKLEVTKACFNREVLLIKRHSFLYIFRTFQVAFVGFVTCTVFLRTRLHPTDEVFGNLYLSALFFGLVHMMFNGFSELPLMISRLPIFYKQRDNLFYPAWAWSVTSWILRVPYSVIEAFIWSAVVYYTVGFAPAAGRFFRYMFILFIVHQMALGLFGMMAAIARDMVLANTFGSAALLTIFLLGGFIVPKGMIKPWWIWGYYLSPLTYGQTAITVNEFTATRWMKKSAIGNNTIGYNILISHNIPVDDYWYWVGAGILMLYAVFFHSMVTLSLAYLNPLQKARTVIPLDDGSGKNSSGDVSNQVHEMSTDSRTTKDKSDMKGMILPFQPLTMTFHNVNYYVDMPKEIRKQGIPETRLQLLTDVSGVFSPGVLTALVGSSGAGKTTLMDVLAGRKTGGYIEGNIKISGYPKEQRTFARISGYVEQNDIHSPQVTIEESLWFSASLRLPKEISVDKRREFVEQVMKLVELDSLRHALVGMPGSSGLSTEQRKRLTIAVELVANPSIIFMDEPTSGLDARAAAIVMRTVRNTVDTGRTVVCTIHQPSIDIFEAFDDLLLMKRGGQVIYGGKIGEHSRILIDYFQGIGGIPPIPSGYNPATWVLEVTTPAIEEKIGSDFAAIYKNSAQFRGVESSILEFEHPPAGSEPLKFDTMFSQNSLSQFFLCLWKQNLVYWRSPAYNAMRLYFTTISALIFGSVFWDVGSKRATTQELFVLMGALYSACLFLGVNNASSVQPIVSIERTVFYREKAAGMYSPLPYAAAQGLIEIPYIAVQTLVFGLITYFMVNFEKTPGKFFLYLLFMFLTFTYFTFYGMMAVGFTASQQLAAVISSAFYSLWNLLSGFLIPKASIPDWWIWFYYICPVQWTLRGIITSQLGDVETTIEGPGFKGTVKEYISATLGYDQKINGISSVGLSVIVLLAFNILFFGSFATSVKLFNFQKR encoded by the exons ATGGCAGCTTCCGATGGAAGCGAGTTCTTCGAAATTGGATCTAACGGTAGCGAGAGTTTTGCGAGAGCGTCCAACGCGGAGGCCGTGGAGGAGGACGAGGCGGAGCTTCAGTGGGCGGCGCTTTCTCGCTTACCGTCTCAGAAGCGAATCAACTACGCTGTCCTCCGCGCTTCCTCTTCCAATCGTCAACCTTCGCCGGTGAAAACCAGCACCGATGATTTAGTTGATGTGAGGAAACTGAATCGTAATACGCGTGAACTCGTAGTTAAGAAGGCGTTTGCTACCAATGCTCAGGATAATTACGCTCTCCTCTCCGCCATCAAAGAACGCATCGAGag GGTTGGAATTGAGATACCGAAGATTGAAGTTAGGTATTCGAATTTGACTGTTAGTGCTAATGTTTTAATCGGTTCACGAGCTATTCCAACTCTGCTCAATTACACTCGTGATGCGTTAGAG GGTATCCTAACGAAGTTGGGGTGTTTTCGACCTAAACGGCATTCTCTTACTATTTTAGATAATGTGAGCGGCGTTATAAAACCTGGAAG GATGACTTTGCTACTTGGACCTCCAGGTTCTGGCAAGTCCTCTTTACTTATGGCTCTCGCGGGCAAGCTTGACTCTAATCTAAAG AAAACTGGTAGTATAACATACAACGGCCATGAGATAGATGAGTTTTATGTTAGAAGGACTTCTGCATATATTAGTCAAACAGATAATCACATTCCAGAACTGACAGTGCGAGAAACTATGGACTTTGGTGCTAGATGTCAAGGTGCACAAGAAGGTTTTGCAG CATATACAAAAGATCTGGGCCGTCTAGAGAATGAAATGAACATCCGGCCAAGTCCAGAAATTGACGCATTTATGAAG GCATCCTCTGTTGGGGGTAAAAAGCACAGTGTGAACACTGATTACATTTTGAAGGTTCTTGGTCTCGATATATGTTCAGATACAATAGTTGGTAACGACATGGTCAGGGGAGTCTCCGGGGGCCAAAGAAAGAGAGTTACAACAG GAGAAATGATCGTTGGTCCTAGAAAAACACTATTTATGGACGAAATATCAACTGGGCTTGATAGCTCTACTACATACCAGATTGTGAAATGCATAAAAAACTTTGTTCATCAGATGGAGGCAACAGTACTCATGGCTCTCCTTCAGCCTGCTCCTGAAACATTTGAGCTCTTTGATGACCTGGTGCTTCTGTCGGAAGGGCATGTAATATATGAAGGCCCTCGAGAAGATGTGCTTGAATTTTTTGAGTCAATAGGGTTTCAGCTTCCACCACGTAAGGGGATTGCAGACTTCCTTCAGGAG GTCACCTCTAAAAAGGATCAGGCACAGTACTGGGCTGATCCTTCTAAACCATATGAATTTATCTCAGTTCATGAGATTGCAGAAGCCTTTAGAAAATCTAGATTTGGAAGGTATATTGACTCCTTACAGGCACATCCATATGATAAATCAAAGTGCCACCCTTCAGCTTTGGCTCAAAAAAAATATGCTGTGTCAAAATTGGAGGTCACAAAAGCTTGCTTTAATCGAGAAGTCCTTTTGATCAAAAGACATAGTTTCCTTTATATTTTTAGAACCTTCCAG GTTGCTTTTGTTGGATTCGTTACATGTACAGTATTTCTACGAACAAGGCTGCATCCCACAGATGAGGTTTTTGGGAATCTTTATCTTTCTGCTCTATTCTTTGGGCTTGTTCACATGATGTTTAATGGGTTCTCTGAGTTGCCTTTGATGATAAGCCGGCTCCCAATATTTTACAAGCAAAGAGATAATTTATTCTATCCTGCATGGGCATGGTCTGTTACCAGTTGGATTCTCCGTGTACCTTACTCCGTTATTGAGGCTTTTATATGGAGTGCTGTTGTATATTACACTGTTGGATTTGCCCCTGCTGCGGGAAG GTTTTTTCGCTACATGTTTATACTTTTTATAGTGCACCAAATGGCATTAGGTCTTTTCGGGATGATGGCTGCTATTGCAAGAGATATGGTTCTTGCCAATACATTTGGCTCAGCTGCACTGCTGACTATATTTTTGCTTGGAGGATTTATTGTACCTAAAG GAATGATTAAGCCATGGTGGATTTGGGGCTACTATTTGTCACCTCTTACCTATGGACAAACTGCAATTACAGTTAATGAATTTACTGCTACCCGATGGATGAAG AAATCAGCAATTGGGAACAACACAATTGGTTACAACATCCTCATTTCACACAACATACCAGTTGATGATTACTGGTATTGGGTTGGTGCTGGAATTTTAATGCTCTATGCAGTTTTTTTCCATAGTATGGTCACTTTGTCCTTGGCCTATCTGAATC CACTTCAAAAGGCTCGCACAGTTATTCCTCTGGATGATGGCTCAGGAAAGAATTCTTCTGGAGATG TTAGTAATCAGGTCCATGAAATGAGTACCGATTCCAGGACTACGAAAGATAAAAGTGATATGAAGGGAATGATTCTTCCATTTCAACCATTGACAATGACATTCCATAATGTCAATTATTATGTTGATATGCCAAAG GAAATAAGAAAGCAAGGCATACCTGAAACAAGGTTGCAACTCTTAACAGATGTGAGCGGAGTTTTCTCACCGGGTGTCCTTACAGCATTAGTGGGGTCTAGTGGAGCTGGAAAGACCACATTGATGGATGTACTTGCTGGCAGGAAAACTGGAGGGTATATCGAAGGGAACATCAAAATATCAGGTTACCCAAAAGAGCAACGGACATTTGCTAGAATATCCGGAtatgttgaacaaaatgataTACATTCTCCTCAAGTTACAATTGAGGAGTCCCTGTGGTTTTCTGCATCTCTTCGTCTTCCCAAGGAAATCAGCGTTGATAAAAGACGT GAATTTGTTGAACAAGTAATGAAACTAGTTGAGCTTGATTCTTTGAGACATGCTTTGGTCGGTATGCCAGGTAGTTCAGGCTTATCAACAGAGCAGAGAAAGAGATTAACAATTGCAGTGGAGCTTGTTGCAAACccttctattatttttatggacGAGCCTACATCTGGACTTGATGCACGTGCTGCAGCTATTGTTATGCGAACTGTTCGCAACACTGTTGATACTGGAAGGACAGTGGTTTGCACAATACATCAACCAAGTATTGATATTTTTGAAGCATTTGATGAT TTACTTCTTATGAAACGCGGGGGACAAGTTATTTATGGAGGAAAGATTGGTGAGCATTCACGGATATTGATAGACTATTTTCAG GGAATCGGTGGTATCCCCCCTATTCCAAGTGGCTACAATCCAGCTACCTGGGTTCTTGAGGTCACTACACCTGCTATTGAAGAGAAAATTGGTTCAGATTTTGCAGCAATTTATAAGAATTCAGCGCAATTCAG AGGGGTGGAGTCTTCTATTTTGGAATTTGAGCATCCTCCTGCTGGATCCGAACCACTGAAGTTTGACACAATGTTTTCACAAAATTCGTTGTCCCAATTTTTTCTGTGCTTATGGAAACAAAATCTTGTGTACTGGAGAAGCCCAGCATATAATGCAATGAGGCTATATTTCACCACAATCAGTGCTTTAATATTTGGAAGTGTATTTTGGGATGTTGGTTCAAAAAG AGCAACAACTCAAGAGCTGTTTGTCCTTATGGGAGCTCTTTATTCTGCGTGCTTGTTTCTTGGGGTAAACAATGCTTCTTCTGTACAGCCGATTGTTTCAATAGAAAGGACAGTATTTTATAGAGAGAAAGCAGCAGGAATGTACTCCCCATTGCCATATGCAGCAGCCCAG GGACTTATAGAGATCCCATACATTGCTGTTCAGACATTGGTGTTTGGCTTGATAACATATTTTATGGTCAATTTTGAGAAGACACCGG GGAAGTTTTTTCTCTATCTATTGTTCATGTTCCTAACCTTTACCTACTTCACCTTTTACGGAATGATGGCGGTTGGTTTTACAGCTTCACAACAGTTGGCTGCTGTTATTTCTTCAGCTTTTTACTCCCTGTGGAATCTTCTTTCCGGTTTTCTTATCCCAAAAGCG AGTATTCCGGATTGGTGGATTTGGTTCTATTATATCTGCCCTGTTCAATGGACTTTACGCGGTATTATAACATCTCAGCTTGGTGATGTGGAAACAACAATTGAGGGACCAGGATTCAAAGGCACTGTGAAAGAGTATATATCTGCAACTCTTGGATATGATCAGAAAATCAACGGAATATCGTCTGTGGGTCTTTCAGTGATAGTCCTTCTTGCATTTAATATCCTATTCTTCGGTAGTTTTGCTACATCTGTTAAACTTTTTAATTTCCAGAAGAGATAA
- the LOC131634886 gene encoding protein DAMAGED DNA-BINDING 2-like: MAPITRRTSFPKVLIEKDSDSEQSSSDEEQEQQEEEEEILVEEENGVAENAKIKKLELGFVGNSKGKTPITLSLQKVCKVCKKPGHEAGFKGATYIDCPMKPCFLCKTPGHTTLNCPHRVSTEHGVVPAPRKKTTKPLEYVFERQLRHAIPLIKPKCVIPDQVHCAVIRYHSRRVTSLEFHPTKNNILLSGDKKGQIGVWDFEKVYEKVVYGSIHSCLVNTMKFNPRNDCMVYSASSDGTISCTDLETGISSSPMNLNPDGWQGPNTWKMLYGMDVNCEKGLVLVADNFGFLHLVDMRSNNKNGDAILIHKKGSKVVGIHCNPLQPDILLTCGNDHYARIWDLRRLEAGSSLCNLEHKRVVNSAYFSPISGNKILTTSQDNRLRIWDSIFGNMESPSREIVHSHDFNRHLTPFKAEWDPKDSSESLAVVGRYISENFNGAALHPIDFIDTGTGQLVAEVMDPNITTISPVNKLHPRDDILATGSSRSLFIWKPRERSEPIEEKDERKIIVYGNTEKKRGKKKGDDSDESDDDGFSKLKKPKSKQTEWKLARCSKKG, from the exons ATGGCACCGATCACTCGTAGAACCTCTTTCCCCAAAGTCCTCATTGAGAAAGACTCTGACTCGGAACAGAGTTCCTCTGatgaagaacaagaacaacaagaagaagaagaagaaatactcGTAGAAGAAGAAAATGGGGTTGCTGAAAATGCCAAGATTAAGAAACTGGAACTGGGTTTTGTCGGTAATAGTAAAGGAAAAACACCCATTACTTTGTCTCTCCAAAAAGTTTGCAAG GTGTGTAAGAAGCCTGGACATGAAGCGGGTTTTAAGGGTGCTACTTATATTGATTGCCCAATGAAACCCTGTTTTCTGTGTAAAACTCCTG GGCATACTACTTTGAATTGTCCGCACCGGGTCTCTACTGAGCACGGTGTTGTTCCGGCACCCCGCAAGAAAACAACTAAACCTTTGGAGTATGTGTTTGAACGCCAGCTAAGACATGCCATTCCTCTG ATCAAGCCAAAATGCGTGATCCCAGACCAAGTACATTGTGCTGTTATCAGATATCATAGTAGACGAGTAACAAGTTTGGAGTTCCACCCGACAAAGAATAACATCCTGTTATCAGGGGATAAG AAAGGACAAATCGGAGTCTGGGATTTTGAAAAAGTATACGAGAAAGTAGTCTATGGGAGCATACATTCTTGTTTAGTGAATACCATGAA GTTTAATCCTAGAAATGATTGCATGGTCTATTCCGCATCCTCAGATGGAACCATTAGTTGTACTGACTTGGAGACTGGAATATCATCCTCTCCGATGAACCTGAATCCGGATGGATGGCAG GGTCCGAACACTTGGAAAATGCTCTATGGCATGGATGTTAACTGTGAGAAAGGTCTCGTGCTTGTTGCCGATAACTTTGGTTTTCTTCACTT GGTTGACATGCGGTCCAACAACAAAAATGGTGATGCAATTCTGATTCATAAAAAAGGTAGTAAAGTTGTTGGTATCCATTGCAATCCTCTTCAACCGGATATCCTTTTGACTTGTGGAAATGATCATTAC GCTCGTATATGGGATCTGCGTCGCTTAGAAGCTGGATCATCACTTTGCAACCTTGAGCACAAGCGTGTTGTTAACTCTGCGTATTTCTCTCCGATATCTGGAAACAAAATTCTTACTACATCACAAGACAACCGTCTTCGTATATGGGATTCTATCTTCGGTAACATGGAATCTCCTAGCCGAGAAATTGTGCATAGCCATGATTTCAATCGCCATTTAACACCCTTCAAAGCTGAATGGGATCCAAAG GATTCATCTGAGTCACTTGCTGTTGTTGGTCGATATATAAGTGAAAATTTCAACGGTGCAGCCCTGCATCCTATTGATTTTATAGATACCGGTACAGGGCAGTTGGTAGCGGAAGTCATGGACCCAAACATCACGACCATTAGTCCAGTGAATAAGCTGCATCCACGCGATGATATCCTGGCAACCGGAAGTTCTAG ATCTCTATTCATTTGGAAGCCGAGGGAGAGATCCGAGCCCATTGAGGagaaagatgaaaggaaaattaTTGTATATGGAAACACAGAGAAGAAGCGCGGTAAGAAAAAAGGTGATGATAGCGATGAATCCGATGATGATGGATTTTCCAAGCTCAAGAAGCCCAAGTCCAAGCAAACTGAGTGGAAATTGGCTCGCTGCTCGAAAAAAGGATAA